One window of the Rhizobiaceae bacterium genome contains the following:
- a CDS encoding carbohydrate ABC transporter permease, with product MSPKVKRTLIAWLLLAPLIVVTLFPFAVMFLTAVKPKTEVLSPTWWPSEFRWSNFAEMWVVTKFGQALLNSLYVSVIATVGAIVFSIPAAYAMSRFRFAGHGAFRQFLLISQMISPIVLVLGLFRLLAAWGLIESTTAVGFVYMAFNIAFTVWMLQSYFDTIPKDLEEASWMEGGSRWLTLRKVFLPLGVPAIAVTAIFTFINAWNEFVVALTMLRRQESYTLPIQVFSLVAGRYTIEWHHVMAATLLATVPVAILFMWLQRYLVRGLALGAVK from the coding sequence ATGAGCCCCAAGGTCAAACGGACGCTGATCGCCTGGCTGCTTCTCGCGCCGCTCATCGTCGTGACGCTGTTTCCGTTCGCGGTGATGTTCCTGACGGCGGTGAAGCCGAAAACCGAGGTGCTGTCGCCCACCTGGTGGCCGAGCGAGTTCCGCTGGTCGAATTTTGCCGAGATGTGGGTGGTGACCAAGTTCGGTCAGGCGCTGCTCAACTCGCTCTACGTTTCGGTCATCGCGACGGTCGGTGCGATCGTCTTCTCGATCCCCGCCGCCTACGCCATGTCGCGTTTCCGTTTCGCCGGCCACGGGGCGTTCCGCCAGTTCCTGCTGATCTCGCAGATGATCTCGCCGATCGTGCTGGTGCTCGGCCTTTTCCGGCTGCTCGCCGCATGGGGTCTGATCGAGAGCACGACCGCCGTCGGCTTCGTCTACATGGCCTTCAACATCGCCTTCACCGTCTGGATGCTGCAAAGCTATTTCGACACCATTCCGAAGGATCTCGAGGAAGCGTCGTGGATGGAAGGCGGCAGCCGCTGGCTGACGCTCCGGAAGGTGTTTTTGCCGCTCGGCGTGCCGGCCATCGCGGTGACGGCGATCTTCACCTTCATCAATGCGTGGAACGAATTCGTCGTGGCGCTCACCATGCTGCGCCGACAGGAGAGCTACACGCTGCCGATCCAGGTCTTCTCGCTGGTCGCCGGTCGCTACACGATCGAATGGCATCACGTCATGGCCGCGACGCTGCTCGCGACAGTGCCGGTGGCGATCCTCTTCATGTGGCTTCAGCGCTACCTCGTTCGCGGGCTGGCGCTCGGCGCCGTCAAGTAG
- a CDS encoding antibiotic biosynthesis monooxygenase encodes MYIAMNRFKVQKGSEEAFETIWKNRDSSLSEMAGFKEFHLLRGPVNEEEGYTLFASHTVWASKEDFVAWTKSENFRAAHKNAGSTKATYIGHPQFEGFSVVEGA; translated from the coding sequence ATGTACATCGCCATGAATCGCTTCAAGGTGCAGAAGGGCTCCGAGGAGGCATTCGAGACCATCTGGAAGAATCGCGATTCCAGCCTTTCCGAAATGGCAGGCTTCAAGGAGTTCCATCTGCTGCGCGGACCGGTGAACGAGGAAGAAGGCTACACGCTGTTCGCCTCGCATACGGTCTGGGCGAGCAAGGAGGATTTCGTCGCCTGGACGAAGTCCGAGAATTTCCGTGCCGCCCACAAGAATGCCGGGAGCACCAAAGCCACCTATATCGGCCATCCGCAGTTCGAGGGCTTTTCGGTTGTCGAAGGCGCGTAA
- a CDS encoding isovaleryl-CoA dehydrogenase: MYENSIDFGLGEEIGALRDMVRRFAQDRIAPQAAAIDRSNEFPADMWKELGELGLLGMTADPQFGGSGMGYLAHVVAMEEISRASASVGLSYGAHSNLCVNQINRWGTPEQKAKYLPALCSGEHVGALAMSESGSGSDVVSMRLRAEKLNDRYVLNGTKMWITNGPDANTLVVYAKTAPTMGSRGITAFLIERDMTGFSVAQKLDKLGMRGSNTGELVFENVEVPFENVLHEEGKGVEVLMSGLDYERVVLAAGPLGIMAACLDVAVPYVQQRRQFGQAIGDFQLVQGKLADMYTATNACRAYVYAVAAACDRHQTTRKDAAGCILYAAEKATQMALDAIQLLGGNGYINDYPTGRLLRDAKLYEIGAGTSEIRRWLIGREIMAEG; this comes from the coding sequence TTGTACGAGAACAGCATAGATTTCGGCCTCGGCGAGGAAATCGGGGCTTTGCGCGATATGGTGCGGCGCTTCGCGCAGGATCGCATCGCGCCGCAGGCCGCCGCGATCGACCGTTCGAACGAGTTCCCGGCGGATATGTGGAAGGAACTGGGCGAGCTCGGCCTGCTCGGCATGACGGCCGATCCCCAATTCGGCGGTTCCGGCATGGGCTATCTGGCGCATGTCGTGGCCATGGAGGAAATCTCGCGCGCATCGGCCTCGGTCGGCCTTTCCTACGGCGCGCACTCCAATCTCTGCGTCAACCAGATCAACCGCTGGGGCACGCCGGAACAGAAGGCGAAATACCTACCGGCCCTGTGTTCCGGCGAGCATGTCGGGGCGCTCGCCATGTCGGAAAGCGGCTCGGGCTCCGACGTGGTCTCGATGCGGCTGCGCGCGGAAAAGCTGAACGACCGCTACGTTCTCAATGGCACCAAGATGTGGATCACCAACGGTCCGGACGCGAATACGCTCGTGGTCTACGCCAAGACCGCGCCCACCATGGGCTCGCGCGGCATCACCGCGTTCCTGATCGAGCGCGACATGACCGGTTTCTCGGTTGCGCAAAAACTCGACAAGCTCGGCATGCGCGGATCGAACACCGGCGAACTCGTGTTCGAAAATGTCGAGGTGCCGTTCGAGAACGTGCTGCACGAGGAAGGCAAGGGCGTCGAAGTGCTTATGTCCGGGCTCGATTACGAGCGCGTCGTGCTTGCCGCCGGTCCGCTCGGCATCATGGCCGCCTGTCTCGATGTCGCGGTGCCCTATGTGCAGCAGCGCCGCCAGTTCGGGCAGGCGATCGGCGACTTCCAGCTTGTGCAGGGCAAGCTCGCCGACATGTATACGGCGACAAACGCCTGCCGCGCCTATGTCTATGCCGTGGCCGCCGCCTGCGACCGCCACCAGACGACCCGGAAGGACGCCGCCGGCTGCATTCTCTACGCCGCCGAGAAAGCGACGCAGATGGCGCTCGACGCCATCCAGCTGCTCGGCGGCAACGGCTACATCAACGACTATCCGACCGGCCGCCTGCTGCGTGACGCCAAACTCTACGAGATTGGCGCCGGCACAAGCGAAATCCGCCGCTGGCTGATCGGCCGCGAGATCATGGCGGAAGGCTGA
- a CDS encoding pyridoxal phosphate-dependent aminotransferase, with amino-acid sequence MKQRPPLTPVVDALPSFVPFVGPEAQERSRGRPFRARIGANESSFGPSPGVIATMQKVAADQWMYCDPDNHDLKAALAAHLRIPIGCVVVGEGIDGLLGLAVRMHIGEGTGVVTSLGAYPTFNFHVASVGGRLIAVPFRDDKEDLDGLLAAVKREKARIVYLSNPDNPMGTWWEAEDVLRLADALPEDVLFILDEAYGETAPVSARLPIDVSRPNLLVMRTFSKAYGLAGIRCGYAIGEETLIRDFEKIRNHYGTSRMAQIAGLAALQDQDWLAHVVERVAAGRDRLSEIARSNGLRPIVSATNFVTMDCGSDGAFALKVMQHLLSRDVFIRKPMAAGLDRCIRVSVGLDHELDIFAEELPGALAAARGN; translated from the coding sequence ATGAAACAACGCCCTCCATTAACGCCCGTCGTCGACGCCCTGCCCTCCTTTGTGCCCTTCGTCGGTCCGGAGGCGCAAGAGCGCAGCCGCGGTCGCCCGTTCCGCGCCCGTATCGGCGCCAACGAGAGCAGTTTCGGCCCGTCGCCCGGCGTCATCGCGACGATGCAGAAGGTAGCGGCCGATCAGTGGATGTATTGCGATCCCGACAATCACGACCTGAAGGCAGCGCTTGCGGCGCATCTCCGCATTCCGATCGGCTGTGTCGTCGTCGGCGAAGGCATCGACGGCCTTCTGGGGCTCGCCGTGCGGATGCATATCGGCGAGGGAACCGGCGTCGTGACATCGCTCGGCGCCTATCCGACCTTCAACTTCCATGTCGCCAGCGTCGGCGGACGCCTGATCGCCGTGCCGTTTCGCGACGACAAGGAGGATCTCGACGGGCTGCTCGCCGCCGTCAAACGGGAGAAGGCGCGCATCGTCTACCTCTCCAACCCGGACAATCCGATGGGAACGTGGTGGGAGGCCGAAGACGTTCTGCGCCTCGCCGATGCGCTGCCCGAAGACGTGCTTTTCATCCTCGACGAGGCGTATGGCGAAACCGCGCCGGTCTCCGCGCGCCTGCCCATCGACGTCTCAAGGCCCAACCTCCTCGTGATGCGTACCTTCTCCAAGGCTTATGGGCTCGCCGGCATACGCTGCGGCTATGCCATCGGCGAGGAGACGCTGATCCGCGACTTCGAAAAGATCCGCAATCACTACGGCACCAGCCGCATGGCGCAGATTGCCGGTCTGGCTGCATTGCAGGATCAGGACTGGCTGGCTCATGTCGTCGAGCGCGTCGCGGCGGGGCGCGACCGCCTGAGCGAGATCGCGCGCTCCAACGGGCTCAGGCCGATCGTCTCCGCCACCAATTTCGTGACGATGGATTGCGGGTCGGACGGCGCCTTCGCACTGAAGGTCATGCAGCACCTCTTGTCTCGCGATGTCTTCATCCGCAAGCCGATGGCGGCGGGGCTGGACCGCTGCATCCGCGTCAGCGTCGGCCTCGACCACGAACTCGACATTTTCGCCGAGGAGTTGCCGGGCGCTCTGGCGGCGGCGCGAGGCAATTGA
- a CDS encoding RidA family protein codes for MSRKQVFGSSHVPLSPAVRAGDMVYVSGQVPVKADGSMESGNIEAQTRQVLENVKSALALAGATMDQVVKTTVWIEDARDFGGMNKVYGTFFPSEPPARTTVESRLMLDIKVEIEAIAYAPKG; via the coding sequence ATGTCCAGGAAGCAGGTTTTCGGTTCGTCGCATGTTCCTCTCTCGCCAGCCGTCCGCGCGGGCGACATGGTCTACGTCTCCGGGCAGGTGCCGGTGAAAGCGGACGGCTCGATGGAGAGCGGCAACATCGAAGCGCAGACCCGGCAGGTGCTCGAAAACGTCAAGTCGGCGTTGGCTCTGGCCGGCGCGACCATGGACCAGGTGGTGAAGACCACCGTCTGGATCGAGGATGCCCGCGACTTCGGCGGCATGAACAAGGTCTACGGCACATTCTTCCCGAGCGAGCCACCGGCCCGTACGACGGTCGAGTCGCGACTGATGCTCGACATCAAGGTCGAGATCGAGGCGATTGCCTACGCTCCCAAGGGCTGA
- a CDS encoding M81 family metallopeptidase: MRIFTASLATETNTFSPVPTDRASFEMAFYAGPGRHPDTPTLCSSPIVALRARAKQDGLTVIEGTATWAEPGGLLQRRAYEELRDEILGQLRAAMPVDAVILGLHGAMVAQGYDDCEGDLLSRVREIVGPDIIIASELDPHSHLTPKRVAAASILASFLEFPHTDFYERGEHVVDLGLRAARGEIRPVISTFDCRMIQVFPTSREPMRSFVDRIKALHGKDDVLSISVIHGFMAADVPEMGTRIMVVTDNQKAKGDALAEKLGMELFALREQTAMAMVPPAQGLALAAKAHAALPEKPAVIADVWDNPGGGVPGDGTIVLREILKSGPKKVGVATIWDPIAVNICHAAGEGAEIMLRFGGKSGAMAGEPIDARVTVMKTLAEGWQSFGRSRVTLGPSAVMRIDGTEVDIILNTNRTQTFEPDVFSNLGIDPMAKELLLVKSTNHFYAGFQPIAAEIIYVAAPSFYPSDPRTTDYRKLNRAIWPRVENPFR; encoded by the coding sequence ATGCGCATCTTCACAGCCTCGCTCGCGACCGAGACCAATACCTTCTCGCCGGTGCCGACCGACCGCGCATCGTTCGAGATGGCGTTCTACGCCGGACCGGGACGGCATCCGGACACCCCAACTCTCTGCTCGTCGCCCATCGTGGCGTTGCGTGCGCGGGCCAAACAGGACGGGCTGACCGTCATCGAGGGCACGGCGACATGGGCGGAACCCGGCGGATTGCTGCAAAGGCGGGCCTATGAAGAGTTGAGGGACGAAATCCTCGGCCAGTTGCGCGCCGCCATGCCGGTGGATGCCGTCATCCTCGGCCTGCACGGCGCCATGGTGGCGCAGGGCTATGACGATTGCGAGGGCGACCTGCTCTCGCGCGTCCGCGAGATCGTCGGGCCGGACATCATCATCGCTTCCGAACTCGATCCGCACAGCCACCTCACGCCGAAGCGCGTCGCGGCGGCGAGCATTCTGGCCTCGTTCCTCGAATTCCCGCACACGGATTTTTACGAGCGCGGCGAGCATGTGGTGGATCTCGGCCTGCGGGCGGCGCGCGGCGAGATCAGGCCGGTGATATCCACCTTCGACTGCCGGATGATCCAGGTGTTCCCCACCAGCCGCGAGCCGATGCGTTCCTTCGTCGACCGCATCAAGGCGTTGCACGGCAAGGACGACGTGCTTTCCATATCGGTCATCCATGGTTTCATGGCGGCGGACGTTCCCGAAATGGGCACACGGATCATGGTCGTCACCGACAATCAGAAGGCGAAGGGTGACGCGCTGGCCGAGAAGCTCGGCATGGAGCTTTTCGCGCTGCGCGAGCAGACTGCCATGGCGATGGTGCCGCCTGCACAAGGGCTCGCGCTGGCGGCGAAAGCGCATGCGGCGCTCCCGGAGAAGCCCGCCGTCATCGCCGATGTATGGGACAATCCGGGCGGCGGCGTGCCCGGCGACGGCACGATCGTATTGCGTGAAATCCTGAAATCCGGTCCGAAGAAGGTCGGCGTCGCCACCATCTGGGATCCCATCGCCGTCAATATCTGCCACGCCGCCGGCGAAGGCGCGGAGATCATGCTGCGCTTCGGCGGCAAGTCCGGCGCCATGGCCGGCGAGCCGATCGACGCGCGCGTGACGGTCATGAAGACGCTGGCCGAGGGCTGGCAGAGTTTCGGGCGCAGCCGCGTGACGCTCGGTCCATCCGCGGTGATGCGGATCGACGGCACCGAAGTGGACATTATCCTAAACACCAACCGCACTCAGACTTTCGAGCCGGACGTGTTCTCCAATCTCGGCATCGACCCGATGGCCAAGGAACTGCTGCTGGTGAAGTCCACCAACCATTTCTATGCGGGTTTCCAGCCGATCGCGGCCGAAATCATCTATGTCGCTGCGCCGAGCTTCTATCCGAGCGATCCGCGCACGACCGACTACCGCAAGCTCAACAGGGCGATCTGGCCGCGCGTGGAAAATCCGTTCCGGTGA
- a CDS encoding NAD(P)-dependent oxidoreductase produces the protein MTILVTGSAGHLGEALMRTLRAAGRTARGIDIKASPFTDAVGSITDRAFVAQCIDGVDAVIHPATLHKPHVGTHSYQDFVDTNVTGTLVLLEAGLEVGAKAFVFTSTTSTFGSALTPGPGEPATWITEDVTPVPKNIYGATKTAAESLCELFARRHGLPVIVLRTSRFFPEDDDDPERRASRSLDNTQANELLYRRADIADVVSAHLLAADKAPARGFARYIVSATTPFSKGDLAELRGDAPGAVARLFPDFLALYASRGWSMFPELDRVYVNALAREELGWEPQYDFAHVLSSLREGVDFRSPLARKIGSKGYHAGTFSEGPYPVA, from the coding sequence ATGACGATCCTCGTCACCGGCAGCGCGGGGCATCTCGGCGAAGCCCTGATGCGCACGTTGCGGGCGGCGGGGCGGACCGCACGCGGCATCGACATCAAGGCCTCGCCTTTCACCGACGCCGTCGGTTCCATCACGGATCGGGCGTTCGTGGCGCAGTGCATAGATGGCGTCGATGCGGTGATCCATCCGGCTACGCTGCACAAGCCGCATGTCGGGACGCACAGCTACCAGGATTTCGTCGACACCAACGTGACCGGAACGCTGGTGCTTCTCGAGGCGGGGCTGGAAGTCGGCGCGAAGGCCTTCGTCTTCACCAGCACGACGAGCACTTTTGGCTCGGCGCTGACGCCCGGGCCGGGCGAACCGGCGACGTGGATCACCGAAGACGTCACGCCGGTGCCGAAGAACATCTATGGCGCTACCAAGACGGCCGCCGAGAGCCTTTGCGAGCTCTTCGCACGCAGGCACGGCCTGCCCGTGATCGTGCTGCGCACCTCGCGCTTCTTCCCGGAGGACGACGACGATCCAGAACGGCGCGCAAGCCGTAGCCTCGACAACACGCAGGCGAATGAACTGCTTTATCGGCGGGCGGACATCGCCGACGTGGTATCCGCGCATCTTCTCGCAGCGGACAAGGCGCCGGCGAGAGGTTTCGCCCGCTACATCGTCTCGGCCACCACGCCTTTCAGCAAGGGCGACCTTGCGGAATTGCGCGGGGACGCGCCTGGCGCGGTCGCAAGGTTGTTTCCGGATTTCCTGGCGCTTTACGCTTCACGCGGCTGGTCGATGTTCCCCGAACTGGATCGCGTCTATGTCAACGCGCTGGCGCGCGAGGAATTGGGCTGGGAGCCGCAATACGACTTCGCCCATGTCCTCAGCAGCCTGCGCGAAGGCGTGGATTTCCGCAGCCCCCTCGCCCGGAAAATCGGGAGCAAGGGCTATCACGCCGGGACGTTTTCCGAAGGTCCGTATCCTGTGGCATGA
- a CDS encoding beta-lactamase family protein, whose product MSAVFSRRDISLANWREHPFNTYSFQHVAEFVPSAEIAAGKGPAPYLGLRALDGLTVTHNALGRVSVADFLARTHGDVLVALKNGEPVADWHTPHASPEAPHLVFSVTKSVTGMLAGIAWGDGLLDPDAPVGNYVPTPPDCAYASARVRDLLDMTVRLDFAEDYLNRDGPFDRYRRAMLWNPERPGTVQETMREVLAALPRSAGAHGEVFFYASPNTDMLGLVIEAATGRRYHEFLRERLWLPMGATGTARITVDREGSARAAGGLSITARDLALLGDLVMNDGRTRAGRQVIPAAWIADMRSNGDHAAWKAGGFPGFFPAGNYRSCWYVANDGRGGFAAEGIHGQRLWVDPTSGVAIAKLSSFPAPSDDPASVADFDVLAQIAKAL is encoded by the coding sequence ATGTCGGCAGTATTTTCGCGTCGTGACATCTCGCTCGCCAACTGGCGCGAGCATCCCTTCAACACCTACAGTTTCCAGCACGTCGCGGAATTTGTTCCGAGCGCGGAAATAGCTGCGGGAAAAGGCCCTGCGCCATACCTCGGGCTGCGGGCGCTCGACGGTTTGACCGTTACGCACAATGCCCTCGGCAGGGTGTCGGTGGCGGATTTTCTGGCCCGCACCCATGGCGACGTTCTCGTGGCTCTCAAGAATGGTGAGCCGGTCGCGGACTGGCATACTCCGCATGCTTCGCCCGAAGCGCCCCATCTCGTGTTTTCCGTGACGAAATCCGTCACGGGCATGCTGGCCGGCATCGCGTGGGGCGACGGGCTCCTCGATCCGGATGCTCCCGTCGGCAACTATGTTCCGACGCCGCCGGACTGCGCCTATGCCTCGGCGCGGGTCCGCGACCTGCTCGACATGACGGTGCGGCTCGACTTCGCGGAGGATTATCTCAACCGGGACGGCCCGTTCGACCGCTATCGCCGCGCCATGCTCTGGAATCCCGAGCGGCCGGGCACCGTTCAGGAAACGATGCGCGAAGTGCTCGCAGCGCTGCCGCGCAGCGCCGGAGCGCACGGCGAAGTCTTCTTCTACGCCTCGCCGAACACCGACATGCTCGGACTCGTCATCGAAGCCGCGACCGGCCGCCGCTATCACGAATTCCTGCGCGAACGCCTCTGGCTGCCGATGGGCGCGACGGGCACGGCGCGGATCACCGTCGATCGGGAAGGTTCGGCGCGAGCGGCCGGCGGGCTTTCGATCACGGCCCGCGACCTCGCGCTGCTCGGCGACCTCGTCATGAACGACGGACGCACGCGGGCCGGCAGGCAGGTGATCCCGGCCGCCTGGATCGCCGACATGCGCAGCAACGGTGATCACGCAGCCTGGAAAGCCGGCGGTTTTCCGGGATTCTTCCCGGCCGGCAACTATCGATCCTGCTGGTACGTCGCCAATGACGGCCGAGGCGGTTTCGCGGCGGAAGGCATCCACGGCCAGCGCCTGTGGGTCGATCCGACGAGCGGCGTCGCGATCGCCAAGCTGTCATCCTTCCCGGCCCCGAGCGACGATCCCGCGAGCGTCGCCGACTTCGACGTGCTTGCGCAGATCGCCAAAGCCCTTTAG
- a CDS encoding methylcrotonoyl-CoA carboxylase produces the protein MPIIQSQISPSSETFRANAERMRALVSDISEKAAAVQRGGSDEARERHVSRGKLLPRERLAQLLDAGSPFLEIGQFAAWGMYDDNIAAAGMIAGIGRVEDREVMVVVNDATVKGGTYYPLTVKKHLRAQEIATQNNLPCVYLVDSGGANLPNQDEVFPDREHFGRIFFNQANMSAAGIPQIACVMGSCTAGGAYVPAMSDESVIVRNQGTIFLGGPPLVKAATGEDVTAEELGGADVHTRQSGVADHYALNDEHALAICRRIVRNLNRKKTVSLDLQKPIQPLHAADEIYGIVPQDTRQPYDVREIIARIVDGSELDEFKQSFGTTLVTGFAHIHGMPVGILANNGVLFSESALKGAHFIELCCQRKIPLVFLQNITGFMVGRKYEAGGIAKDGAKLVTAVATAQVPKVTMIVGGSFGAGNYGMCGRAYSPRFLWMWPNARISVMGGEQAATVLALVKREGIERKGGAWSAEEEAEFRRPILEKYEREGHPLYSSARLWDDGIIDPAKSREVIALSLSAALNAPIPDTKFGVFRM, from the coding sequence ATGCCCATCATCCAGTCGCAGATTTCGCCGTCTTCCGAGACGTTCCGCGCCAATGCCGAGCGGATGCGGGCGCTGGTGTCGGACATTTCTGAAAAGGCGGCGGCGGTGCAGCGCGGCGGCTCGGACGAAGCGCGCGAACGCCACGTTTCGCGCGGCAAGCTTCTGCCGCGCGAAAGGCTGGCGCAGTTGCTCGATGCCGGCTCGCCCTTTCTGGAGATCGGTCAGTTCGCCGCATGGGGCATGTATGACGACAACATAGCCGCGGCCGGCATGATCGCGGGCATCGGCCGTGTCGAAGACAGGGAAGTGATGGTCGTCGTCAACGACGCCACGGTGAAGGGCGGCACCTACTATCCGCTGACCGTGAAGAAGCATCTGCGCGCGCAGGAGATCGCGACGCAGAACAACCTGCCCTGCGTCTATCTGGTCGATTCCGGCGGCGCGAACCTGCCCAATCAGGACGAGGTGTTCCCCGACCGCGAGCATTTCGGCCGCATCTTCTTCAATCAGGCGAATATGAGCGCGGCCGGTATCCCGCAGATCGCCTGCGTGATGGGCTCCTGTACGGCCGGCGGAGCCTATGTGCCGGCGATGTCCGACGAGAGTGTCATCGTGCGCAATCAGGGAACGATCTTTCTTGGCGGGCCGCCGCTGGTGAAGGCGGCGACCGGCGAGGACGTGACGGCGGAGGAATTGGGCGGGGCGGATGTCCACACGCGCCAGTCCGGCGTCGCCGACCATTACGCCCTGAACGACGAGCACGCGCTGGCGATCTGCCGGCGCATCGTCAGAAACCTGAATCGAAAGAAGACGGTAAGCCTCGACTTGCAGAAACCGATTCAGCCGCTTCACGCAGCGGATGAGATTTATGGCATCGTGCCGCAGGACACCCGACAGCCCTATGACGTGCGCGAGATCATCGCCCGCATCGTCGACGGCTCGGAACTCGACGAGTTCAAGCAGAGTTTCGGCACGACGCTTGTCACCGGCTTCGCGCATATCCACGGCATGCCTGTCGGCATCCTCGCCAACAACGGCGTGCTGTTCTCGGAAAGCGCGCTAAAGGGCGCGCATTTCATAGAACTGTGCTGCCAGCGCAAGATTCCGCTGGTGTTCCTGCAGAACATCACCGGCTTCATGGTCGGCCGGAAATATGAAGCGGGCGGCATCGCCAAGGACGGCGCGAAACTGGTGACGGCAGTGGCGACGGCGCAGGTGCCGAAGGTGACGATGATCGTCGGCGGTTCGTTCGGCGCCGGCAATTACGGCATGTGCGGTCGCGCCTATTCGCCGCGCTTCCTGTGGATGTGGCCGAATGCGCGCATCTCGGTGATGGGCGGCGAGCAGGCCGCGACAGTGCTGGCGCTGGTCAAGCGCGAAGGCATCGAGCGCAAGGGCGGCGCTTGGTCAGCCGAGGAAGAAGCCGAGTTTCGCCGCCCGATCCTGGAAAAATACGAGCGCGAAGGTCATCCGCTCTATTCGTCGGCGCGGCTTTGGGACGACGGCATCATCGACCCGGCGAAAAGCCGCGAGGTGATTGCCCTGTCGCTTTCCGCCGCGCTCAACGCGCCGATACCGGACACGAAATTCGGCGTGTTCAGGATGTAG
- a CDS encoding PcfJ domain-containing protein — MARSFIRRRQEAERQRLEAYEASLRRVSQQARPAPDIRNALAEARRGFENEIVRDPQSWRPKLKTRNASRLRLAAARHLFARYPVPAHLEQIWLESEGLDAEEIRLRKRWYITVAGGVSLYKAQAVQWLSRKEVHWFLNSPGEIDFCGAFWVAIARSYTDDPGLALRVARSKIARTPRAALAFWREAARFFAANPTTLEEIDDLCDFLDAACHRDRQYSLKGRTLASLRRQMEDWHRDLAAIERIEAMRRRAEARNRTAPASSSAGGSWPGSPLADWEWQPSAKEATARGERFIVRQLRKADDLVAESRAMRHCVSTYAAKCIAGNASIWALRRTALGKVDRLLTIELDRQHRAVQVRGFGNRVALPDERKILERWAKARGIMLF, encoded by the coding sequence ATGGCACGCTCGTTCATCAGGCGTCGGCAGGAGGCCGAACGCCAGCGTCTTGAAGCCTATGAGGCATCGCTGCGGCGGGTGTCGCAGCAGGCGCGGCCCGCGCCCGATATCCGCAACGCGTTGGCCGAAGCCCGCAGGGGCTTCGAAAACGAGATCGTTCGCGATCCGCAGTCCTGGCGGCCGAAGCTCAAGACCCGCAACGCCTCGCGTCTGCGACTGGCGGCGGCGCGTCACCTCTTCGCGCGCTATCCCGTTCCCGCGCATCTCGAGCAGATCTGGCTGGAGAGCGAGGGGCTGGATGCCGAGGAGATCAGGCTACGCAAGCGATGGTATATCACCGTCGCCGGCGGAGTGTCGCTCTACAAGGCGCAGGCCGTCCAGTGGCTTTCCCGCAAGGAAGTGCACTGGTTCCTGAACTCTCCGGGCGAGATCGATTTCTGCGGCGCCTTCTGGGTTGCGATCGCGCGCAGCTATACGGACGATCCCGGTCTGGCCCTGCGGGTCGCGCGGTCGAAGATCGCACGCACGCCGCGCGCTGCTCTCGCCTTCTGGCGCGAGGCGGCGCGCTTCTTCGCGGCGAATCCGACGACGCTGGAGGAAATCGACGACCTGTGCGACTTCCTCGACGCAGCCTGTCACCGCGACCGGCAGTATAGCCTGAAGGGGCGTACACTCGCCTCGCTGCGTCGCCAGATGGAGGATTGGCACCGCGACCTTGCCGCCATCGAGCGCATCGAGGCAATGCGTCGGCGGGCCGAAGCGCGAAACCGCACCGCACCGGCTTCGTCCTCGGCTGGCGGTTCGTGGCCCGGTTCGCCGCTCGCCGACTGGGAATGGCAGCCATCCGCGAAGGAGGCCACGGCGCGCGGCGAGCGCTTTATCGTCCGGCAACTGCGAAAGGCCGACGACCTCGTGGCCGAAAGCCGGGCGATGCGGCATTGCGTTTCGACCTATGCGGCGAAGTGCATCGCCGGAAATGCGTCGATATGGGCGTTGCGCCGCACCGCGCTCGGCAAGGTCGACCGGCTGCTGACGATCGAACTCGACCGCCAGCATCGCGCCGTGCAGGTGCGTGGGTTCGGCAACCGCGTCGCCCTGCCGGACGAGCGCAAGATCCTCGAGCGCTGGGCCAAGGCGCGCGGGATCATGCTGTTCTGA